The proteins below come from a single Kosakonia sp. SMBL-WEM22 genomic window:
- the murJ gene encoding murein biosynthesis integral membrane protein MurJ, with protein MNLLKSLAAVSSMTMFSRVLGFARDAIVARVFGAGMATDAFFVAFKLPNLLRRIFAEGAFSQAFVPILAEYKSKQGEDATRVFVAYVSGLLTLALAIVTVIGMLAAPWVILVTAPGFADTADKFNLTSQLLRITFPYILLISLASLAGAILNTWNRFSVPAFAPTFLNVSMIGFALFAAPYFHPPVLALAWAVTVGGVLQLVYQLPHLKKIGMLVLPRINLRDAGAMRVVKQMGPAILGVSVSQISLIINTIFASFLVSGSVSWMYYADRLMEFPSGVLGVALGTILLPSLSKSFSSGNQEEYCRLMDWGLRLCFLLALPSAVALGILAKPLTVSLFQYGKFTEFDAAMTQRALIAYSVGLMGLIVVKVLAPGFYSRQDIKTPVKIAIVTLLMTQVMNLAFIGPLKHAGLSLSIGLAACLNASLLYWQLRKQKIFTPQPGWSRFLLRLVIAVGVMAAALVGILYVMPDWSIGTMPYRLLRLMVVVGAGIVAYFVTLALLGFKVKEFARRTV; from the coding sequence GTTTAAACTGCCCAATCTGTTGCGGCGTATTTTTGCCGAGGGCGCGTTTTCCCAGGCTTTTGTGCCAATCCTCGCCGAGTACAAAAGCAAACAGGGCGAAGATGCCACCCGCGTCTTTGTCGCCTATGTTTCGGGCTTGCTGACCCTTGCGCTGGCGATAGTGACCGTTATCGGGATGCTCGCCGCGCCCTGGGTTATCCTCGTCACCGCGCCGGGGTTTGCCGATACGGCGGATAAATTCAACCTCACGTCGCAACTGCTGCGCATCACCTTTCCTTACATTCTGCTGATCTCGCTGGCGTCGCTGGCAGGGGCGATCCTCAACACCTGGAACCGCTTCTCGGTGCCGGCGTTTGCGCCCACCTTTCTCAATGTCAGCATGATTGGCTTTGCGCTCTTCGCCGCGCCTTACTTCCATCCGCCGGTGCTGGCGCTGGCCTGGGCGGTGACCGTCGGCGGTGTGCTGCAACTGGTCTATCAATTGCCGCATCTGAAGAAGATTGGCATGCTGGTGCTGCCGCGCATCAACCTGCGCGATGCGGGTGCAATGCGTGTCGTGAAGCAGATGGGGCCGGCGATCCTCGGCGTCTCCGTCAGCCAGATCTCGCTTATCATCAACACCATTTTCGCCTCCTTCCTCGTCTCCGGCTCCGTGTCGTGGATGTATTACGCTGACCGCTTAATGGAGTTCCCCTCCGGCGTACTGGGGGTGGCACTGGGGACTATTTTGCTGCCGTCGCTGTCGAAAAGCTTCTCCAGCGGTAACCAGGAGGAGTATTGCCGCCTGATGGATTGGGGCCTGCGCCTCTGTTTCCTGCTGGCGCTGCCAAGCGCCGTAGCGCTCGGCATTCTCGCCAAGCCGTTAACCGTTTCTCTCTTCCAGTACGGCAAATTCACTGAGTTTGATGCGGCAATGACGCAGCGCGCGCTAATTGCCTACTCGGTTGGGCTGATGGGCTTGATCGTGGTGAAGGTGCTGGCACCGGGCTTCTATTCACGTCAGGACATTAAAACACCGGTCAAAATCGCTATTGTCACGCTGCTGATGACTCAGGTGATGAACCTGGCCTTTATCGGCCCACTGAAGCACGCCGGGCTGTCGCTGTCGATTGGTCTGGCGGCCTGTCTGAACGCCAGCCTGCTCTACTGGCAGCTGCGCAAACAGAAGATCTTCACCCCGCAGCCGGGCTGGAGCCGTTTTCTGCTGCGCCTGGTGATTGCGGTAGGGGTGATGGCCGCAGCGCTGGTGGGCATACTGTATGTGATGCCTGACTGGTCGATTGGCACCATGCCGTACCGCTTGCTGCGCCTGATGGTGGTGGTGGGCGCCGGTATTGTTGCTTACTTTGTCACCCTTGCGCTGCTCGGGTTTAAAGTGAAAGAGTTCGCGCGCCGGACAGTATAA
- the flgM gene encoding flagellar biosynthesis anti-sigma factor FlgM, translated as MSIDRTSSVKPVNTVQQRETNETQTQKTRQETATTANSTNVTLSGSQTKLMQAGANDINMERVEKLKTAIRNGELKMDTGKIADALINEAKSYLQSK; from the coding sequence TGAGCATCGATCGTACCTCTTCTGTGAAGCCGGTTAACACCGTTCAACAGCGTGAGACTAACGAAACCCAGACGCAGAAAACGCGCCAGGAAACCGCCACGACGGCAAACAGCACCAACGTCACGCTCAGCGGTTCGCAAACCAAGCTGATGCAGGCGGGCGCTAATGACATCAATATGGAACGCGTTGAAAAACTGAAAACCGCGATTCGTAATGGTGAACTCAAAATGGACACCGGCAAAATTGCTGATGCCCTGATTAACGAAGCGAAGAGTTACTTACAGAGTAAATAA
- the flgN gene encoding flagella biosynthesis chaperone FlgN, giving the protein MNRLSDILDQMTVILSALKDVMDTEQKQLSVGHINGSALQRITEEKSSLLATLDYLEQQRRAEQKTQQNASGDVANRWQIITQKTQHLRDLNQHNGWLLEGQIARNQQALEVLKPHQEPSLYGANGYASSAHRGGKKIAI; this is encoded by the coding sequence ATGAATCGACTGTCAGATATTCTTGATCAAATGACAGTTATCCTGAGCGCGCTGAAAGACGTGATGGATACTGAGCAAAAACAGCTTTCCGTTGGCCATATTAATGGCAGCGCGCTACAGCGCATTACGGAGGAGAAAAGCTCCTTGCTCGCGACGCTGGACTATCTTGAGCAGCAGCGTCGTGCCGAACAGAAAACGCAACAAAACGCCAGTGGCGATGTTGCTAATCGCTGGCAGATCATTACGCAGAAAACGCAGCATTTACGCGACCTCAACCAGCACAACGGCTGGCTGCTGGAGGGGCAAATTGCGCGTAACCAGCAGGCGCTGGAAGTTCTGAAACCGCATCAGGAGCCAAGCCTCTACGGTGCGAATGGCTATGCCTCTTCTGCCCATCGTGGCGGCAAGAAGATCGCGATTTAG